In Glycine max cultivar Williams 82 chromosome 4, Glycine_max_v4.0, whole genome shotgun sequence, the genomic stretch gagagagagagagagtgtgtgtggGGTCTTTGATTGGCGCAAAGGGTTGGCAGAAATATTTGAGTTTGAggatctctctctttctccgcTGGATGGGTTAGGTTCGCGTTTGGGGCAAAACAGTGTTGATGTGCGTTTTTGTGGCTGTTACCGGAATCAGAACGGGAGCTGTGGGGTTCAATTCTGGCGGCTTTGCTTCCTTCGCGCGTGCTCCAAACGCCACTTTTCTATTAGGCTGTGCTGCGCACGATGGGGTGGAGATGCTTGAGATGCTGTATTTATGTGTTTCTTTTTAGTGTCTCCGttgcttttaattattttacttaaatattaaaatactggTTAGTAGTATAATACTCTTTTAAACACTGATAGtgattaataaattaagtaattcTCTAGTAGTATTTCAACATTTATATTACTCGAAAAAACGTCTATATTATATaagacaaatttttattttatataattaaactcattataaaaagatattttaatcatattataagtgtaaaatatctttctgtcaaaaaaaaaaagttacaaagtattcatcaaatttattgaaattaatatcttttaaaaagattgagtattttttttatcaagattcACTTGATCTAACCAACAGAATGATATGTACcaaaaaaaccaacaaaatgTTGGTAATACATTTTAGATTTATggttagtaatttaattttttaaataatattatattaattattagtaatttttaaataaaaatatcaacctTTAGTTTAGAAATTTGACACACACGTGTGGCGGGTAGGCTTACAAAAAGTTGTTACTTATGCTTTACTGATTGATTGGTTATTGCATCTTGTGGAATGTTGTGATTATATCTGGAGTTTATGATTGAGTGTTAATTtggatgtttcttttttaaaatcccGCGGGTAAGATTGCCACCAAGTATCTCGTGTTGCAGAGGCTTTTGTAACCAAATATGGTAAATATGCTGGCTGGGCGCAGACTCTATTGTTCATAGCAGAATTGCCTTAACATAAGGCCCTCTTACCTTCGCATTTGTTGACCGTTAAACAACGCAATGCTGCAAAGATAGAAGGCAGTGAAGAAGTTGGTAAGAAAAGCAACTTTAGTCTTTTGATCTCGACCTTATAAATTAGGCATTATACATTCAACTTTCAGGCAGATATTtactatcttttctttttttcaactaGAGTGATATCTACAGATGGTGTGGCTCTCAGGATATAAATGGGCAAGATGTGGGTTTGACAAGCTGTTTTCAAGAATTCATTAAGTAGAACATCACACTGGTTTTTCTATTACTCGCACTGTCGACTGCTCTTCCTCTggctttttttttgttctctgcATTTTATTAGCTATGATTGATCTGTTGTAAGTTGTAACCAATAGTTtacatctttcttcttcattagaaaagagaaagaaaagaaagatgtaTTTTTCCTCATGTTATTTGACTTGGAGTTTTACTTTCCCTGTAAATAATTACTTCACCTAATTGATTGTTTACTTCTTAGCTCCTGCTGATAAAAGTACTTATCTTTTGCTCATTTGGTTCTTATATGTGTAATGAACACACTATCTGTTTGAacatgttctttttcttttaatgaataTTGATGTGTAAACATGCAGTTCCTCAAGTGAAATGGTTATATAAAATTTCGAGTTTTTGACACTTCCCTTAATGTTTTTACTATAAATTGTTGCATGCATGACATTAAATGGTAgcaacctattttttttaatatgctcAAAGGTACTTCGCGAAGGGTAATATTCACACGGGCATTGGTATTGAAAACTAATATGATTTGCTGAGTTCTTCATTGCAACTTTCTTTGTGTGTATATACTATTACcgtgttaatttttttcctttagctCATAACTTACGCTCCTTTGAAATGTACTGTTCTCACTGGTGCTTCCACTTTCATAATTGAAATCCTGGATAAATGTACTATAGGAGTCTTATGTAAAACCCCAACATCTAGGATTGGTATTGAAATATAATGTGATTTGTTGAGTTCTCGATTGCTACTTGCTTTGTTTTTATACTATTACTTTGTgctgcttttcttttcttatttttcccttttcccCCTCATAACTTACACTCCTTCAAATATTACTGTTAAATCCTGTCTTTCCTCCTTCATAATTGAAATCCTAATCGAGTGACTTTCTCCCGTGCACTCCATGCTAAATAATATTCGTGAAGCTTTAGTTTTTAACCGTGTTGAATGGTGTTGAGTGACCCATATAGGCAACGTCACCTAGTAGGatgaagcttcttcttcttcttcttcttcttgtatgATCAAATACTATATATCATTACAAGGTCCCAAGTAGGTTTTAGGAACTGGGGTATGTTATACGTGAATAAATATGTTCTGTtgtaagtaaaaaaattcttcatGTGCATGTCGGAGACTAATAATTATTAGGTACGTTGGCAGTGTAAATCTGAATTTGAAGGTacgaagaaaataaagaattaattattCAAACACAAGGAACTTACAAAAGTCTGTTGTTTTAGTTTGAAAAGGTTTTGTACCATAagaaatgatcatttagaacgCCTAGAAGTTATTTGTTTGTTCTTGTTTATATTGTGTAATTTGTATTAGCAGTTTAATAATGACAAGTATCATCTGCCAAGAGAATGGATTCTTGTTGACAAGGACAACCAATGAAGATATTGAAAATTCTACACAACTAATGACTGTTTGTTTGTCTCTAAAACATCCCCTTTTTATTTTGGAGATGTCTAAATATGTATCTAGGGGAGGGAGAATGAGATACAGGGCCATGCTAACGTATTTCTCCTTTAGCTATACATCTGAGCTCTCTGCATCCACGTAAGAAGATAGAGCATTCTTGTTTACTCATGATGTGTGATCTTTCACTGTGATGTGATGTAAACTGTGTCTAGAGTGATCCCTAGTGGGTTCCCAGTTTCTTCTTCTAGTAGAACTAGTAGGTTCCCAGTAGATTTTAGGAGGGATCGGGGTATATGATACCTGAATACAAATGTTCAACTGTAAGTAaataaatgcttgaaatgcaggTAGGAGACTATAATTAGGTAAAATCTGAATTTCTAAGCgagaagtatatatatatatatatatatatatatacataactaTTTTGTATTATAATAATTCGGGGAAAGGGGTTTCTGAGATCAGCATCCCTCAAACTATTTTGGGAAATaggagtttgaaaaaaaaaagtgtggtaTAGGAACATACCATTTCTGTGAAGGTGTTCCCTGTGGTGTGTGGAAAGATACCCAATATCGACCGATACCTTGACCATTAACCCAAGTATATCCCTTTCCCATTGAACCAAGGTTAAGCACTACTGGATCGTTACCCACTGGTGCATCAAATGTGGTCTGTCAATGAGTTTAGGTAAAATATTAGTGCACCGTTAAAATAATACTGTAGATAAATGGTGAGCAGTTGTGAATTGTGATGGAAAGTGATTTCAATCCATAATAAAGGGCAGTGACAAACTCGAGCATAAAGGCCTTTCAACATGTTTAGTTGGATTCGCCTCAATATCCATGTTTGGTTGAGGAAAAAATGGAACAACAAATTTAAATgatgataattgataatatacCTTATACCATGTGAGTGGCTTAGTAGAGCTTAGGAAACTTTCCCACTTAACTTTACTTGATCCACTAGCTGTGTAGATTTGCAATTTTTCTCCTAGCAACCCAACCTTCATGCAAAAATTCAACATCAGCACGCAATATGATTGGAATTTTAAAGACACATTTcttataattgaaattttaagcagttgataataaattaatgttaatatataGGCGTAGATTGACTAGAAATTTTAAACAGTGTAGGAAAAGCAATGTATGTTAACTAAATTCTGAGAACTACATTGAGAATAGTATGTCAAGATAATTTATGATAGAAGAGACATGATTGATAATTGAGGTCTCATTGCAGTCTACTAAGTCAGCATTTCACCTGATATCCCCATGCTTGATTAGTGAAATCTCTGCCTTGAACTTTCAGACTACGCAAGCCAGCAACTCTGCCCTCTAGATATGCTCCCGAGTTCTACATGCAGAAATAAATATACatttcatgtaatcaattatcttTCTTTGGCCATGATATTGCCTAATATTTATTTCGTATGATTTTAAACAAACGGAATCTGATTCTGCAAGCGCATTCCAGGCAGATATTTGTTCAATAGTAAAGGATGCTTCACTATAGTCTTTACCGTGATCTTGAATATTCCTGGTAGAAGAAGCATCTCAAATGAAATAACCAGGCATATTACCTGGTACTTCATCTTTGGAATTGATAAATAACATGAAGATTATCTTAATAtgttctttttaagttgtttcatttacttgttgatgatgaataaaaaaaaaagtcacaacAATTGATACAATTACCGGCAATCCAACTGTTGCACTGAGGAAAGAAATATTGTTCATCCCGCTTATAAGATTGAGTTTGTTCTCCATGACAAAGGATACATTTTTGTGACTTCCGTGTTTAGAACCTAAAGTTAGAAGCATGTATAGAGCCCAAATGTTAGCATCTCAACTTGTATTAATGCattgaaagataaaagaaaaaatgtgcaTTATAATATAAAGAGATATTTGTGTAATAACCAAGTCTGTAACCATAATACCATATGGATACAGTtacttctataaaaaaaaagatgttttcCTTCTATCCTAAAACATGGGATCCTCAGGGTTGAGGTTTAGAGCTTGCCTACTAAATTTCCATTGACGAAGGCATGCAAAACATGTCCGTGGCTGTATGCACTAAGAATGGATTGAGCATTGGCAGAGTTGTCATAAAGCCTGCATGAGCAAGACGTCAACATGAATCTTAGTAAAGAGTAATTATGGTATAGCAAACATCTTTAAATGCAGCTGGCATTAAGTACGTATATTGCTATTTTACCTGAATGTGTACCACAAATAGTCAGATGTATCTTTTGCTGTGCTGATTTGATCTAATAGTGTGTTTGCTCTTAATGAAGTATCAGCAAAGCTGGGGATGGCTTCTCTGTACACTTTCCATTTTTCAGCTGAATTGAACTGTAACTGCGATTTCATTGCTCTGGCATTTTGTGCGCGTACCTACAAGTGCATAAAATATGAATTGCCTTTTACTAGCATCATTATATCTGTATAACGTTGATACAAAGAATAATGATCAAAGAatgatagcaaaaaaaaaagaaactgccCAGTATGTATTGAGCATTTGATTTTTACCTTGGCAGTGTTGAAGGCTACATTCTTGCAGTCTGGTAGAATACTGATTGAATTGGGGGGTAATTGATATGGAATATTTTGAAATTGGATTGTGACACTCCGATCTTCAGTATTTTCCAGGAAGGCAGCACATTCTATTGAGCTTCTTCTGAAAACATAAGCCTGAAAAAGAGTGATGGAAAATGATGGATTTTGTTTGGAAGATTCATCTTTTGGATTATAAATTTGTAGTTTGCGACTCAAATACTAGTACGGTTATTCACC encodes the following:
- the LOC100780980 gene encoding beta-galactosidase 16 isoform X2, which produces MVKVWWCFSFAFILIRVFIGAVYGDNVTYDGRSLIIDGQHKILFSGSIHYPRSTPQMWPNLIAKAKEGGLDVIQTYVFWNLHEPQQGQYDFRGMRNIVRFIKEIQAQGLYVTLRIGPYIESECTYGGLPLWLHDIPGIVFRSDNEQFKIENEYGNVEGAFHEKGLSYIRWAAQMAVGLQTGVPWVMCKQDNAPDPVINTCNGMQCGKTFKGPNSPNKPSLWTENWTSFYQVFGEVPYIRSAEDIAYNVALFIAKRGSYVNYYMYHGGTNFDRIASAFVVTAYYDEAPLDEYGLVREPKWGHLKELHEAIKSCSNSLLYGTQTSFSLGTQQNAYVFRRSSIECAAFLENTEDRSVTIQFQNIPYQLPPNSISILPDCKNVAFNTAKVRAQNARAMKSQLQFNSAEKWKVYREAIPSFADTSLRANTLLDQISTAKDTSDYLWYTFRLYDNSANAQSILSAYSHGHVLHAFVNGNLVGSKHGSHKNVSFVMENKLNLISGMNNISFLSATVGLPNSGAYLEGRVAGLRSLKVQGRDFTNQAWGYQVGLLGEKLQIYTASGSSKVKWESFLSSTKPLTWYKTTFDAPVGNDPVVLNLGSMGKGYTWVNGQGIGRYWVSFHTPQGTPSQKWYHIPRSLLKSTGNLLVLLEEETGNPLGITLDTVYITSQ
- the LOC100780980 gene encoding beta-galactosidase 16 isoform X3; translated protein: MWPNLIAKAKEGGLDVIQTYVFWNLHEPQQGQYDFRGMRNIVRFIKEIQAQGLYVTLRIGPYIESECTYGGLPLWLHDIPGIVFRSDNEQFKFHMQRFTAKIVNLMKSANLFASQGGPIILSQIENEYGNVEGAFHEKGLSYIRWAAQMAVGLQTGVPWVMCKQDNAPDPVINTCNGMQCGKTFKGPNSPNKPSLWTENWTSFYQVFGEVPYIRSAEDIAYNVALFIAKRGSYVNYYMYHGGTNFDRIASAFVVTAYYDEAPLDEYGLVREPKWGHLKELHEAIKSCSNSLLYGTQTSFSLGTQQNAYVFRRSSIECAAFLENTEDRSVTIQFQNIPYQLPPNSISILPDCKNVAFNTAKVRAQNARAMKSQLQFNSAEKWKVYREAIPSFADTSLRANTLLDQISTAKDTSDYLWYTFRLYDNSANAQSILSAYSHGHVLHAFVNGNLVGSKHGSHKNVSFVMENKLNLISGMNNISFLSATVGLPNSGAYLEGRVAGLRSLKVQGRDFTNQAWGYQVGLLGEKLQIYTASGSSKVKWESFLSSTKPLTWYKTTFDAPVGNDPVVLNLGSMGKGYTWVNGQGIGRYWVSFHTPQGTPSQKWYHIPRSLLKSTGNLLVLLEEETGNPLGITLDTVYITSQ